GCATGTCGCCGCGGCAGCCGGTGAGCGCCGCGGCCGAGTCCATCAGCAGCGCCATGACCGCCTCGCGCGCCGTGCCGGCGGCGGCGAACCGCCCCCAGACCAGCCCCTCGTAGCTCTTGCGGTAATGGTTCACCGCCTCGACGTAGAGCGCCTCCTTCGAGCCGAAGGCGGCGTAGAGGCTGGGCGAGGCGATCCCCATGGCCTCCGTCAGGTCGGCGATGGAGGTCGCCTCGTAGCCCTTGCTCCAGAACAGGCGGGTGGCCTGGGTCAGGGCGGCTTCGCGGTCGAACGCGCGGGGCCGTCCGCGTCCGCGGGCGGGCGGCGGCGTGTCGGTGCGGTGGTCCGCGGGCGGTGTCGGGCGTGATTTCTGCATCGATCACTATGTAATCCCGCCGCCGCGTGGGGGCAACGGGCCTCGGCGTCCGTGGTCCATATTCTGTATCGATCAACACAAAAATCATTGACCGACGCGGCAAACGCCTCTAGCTGTTTTTGTATCGAACGACACAGAAAGGTTGGGTCATGGGTGAGGCGATTGGTGATCTGGTTGGAAAGCGTGCCCTGGTGACGGGCGGGTCGCGCGGCATCGGCGCCGCCATCGCGCTGGCGCTCGCGGAGAAGGGCGCGGACGTGGCGATCTCCTACGAGCGGTCGGCCGAACGCGCCGCCGAGGTCGTCCGGGCGATCGAGGCGAAGGGCCGGCGCGGGGTCGCCGTCCAGGCCGACAGCGCCGACCCGGCGGCCATGGCGACCCTGGTCGGCCGGACGGTGGAGGCGCTCGGCGGCCTCGACATCCTGGTCAACAACGCCGGCATCGCCCGCCAGGGCATGGTCGCGGAGATGAGCCTCGCCGACATCGACGCGCTTCTCGACGTCAACGTGCGCGCCGCGGTGCTCGTCGCGCAGGCGGCCATCCGGCATCTGAAGGAGGGGGGGCGCATCGTCTTCATCGGGTCGTGCCTCGCCGACCGCATCACCGCCCCGGGCGTCACCGTCTATTCGATGACCAAGTCGGCGCAGATCGCCCTGACGCACGGCCTCGCCCGCGAACTCGGCCCGCGCGACATCACGGTGAATCTGGTCCAGCCGGGGGCGACGAACACCGACATGAATCCGTCGGACGGCGCCCATTCCGAAATCCTGCGCTCGCAGACGCCGCTCGGCCGCTACGGCCAGCCGGAGGACGTGGCGGCGGCCGTCGCCTTCCTGGCGAGCCCGGCGGCCCGGCAGATTTCCGGGGCCACCCTGACGGTGGACGGCGGCCTGAACGCCTGAAGCCCAAACGCCTGATTCCGGAACCGGTTCGGGGAAGCCTTTGTTCGAAAAGGCTCTCCCGGACGGCTTCGGCCAAGGATTAACGATCCGTTAACGACGAATATGGGGCGACCCGAGGAGCGCCACGCCAACACCGACGCCAGCAACGGAGACGCCACAGATGCGGCACGCACCGATGAGAACGGCCGATTTCCCCGCCACCCGGCCGCCGCCGCAGGGTGCCGCCTGATGAGCCGTTCCGCGACGCTCGACGGACTGCGAGGCTATTTCCTCGTCTTCATGATGGTCAACCACGTGGTGCTGGCCGGCGGCGTGCTGCTCGCCAAGGTCAACCACGCCGAACTCGGCTATGTGCAGGACGCCCAGGGCTTCGTGCTGCTGTCGGGCATCGTCGCCGGGATGTACTACACCCGCGTCTGGACCCAGCGCTCCCCCGAGGCGGCCCGGCGGCGCCTGTTCGCCCGCGCCCGCGAGCTGTACGTCTCGACCATGCTGGTGATCGCGCTGGTCACCGCCATGGTGGTGCTGGTCCCCGGCGCGCGGGAGCCGCTGGGCGGATTTCTCGGCCATCTGGCGTGGCTGGAGCCCGGCACCCTCCTGGCGAGCGCGCTCCTCCTGCACTCCCCGACCTTCACGGATCTGCTGATCCAATACATCCTCTACCTCGCCGCGACGCCGCTGCTGCTCCGCCTGATCCTCGACGGCCATGCCCGCAAGGTCGCGCTGGGCAGCGCCGCGCTGTGGGCCGCCGTGCAGATGGGCCTGCACGTCCCGGTGCTGAGCGCGCTCGACGACGGGCTAGGGCGGCTCAGCGACGGGCTGGCGGTGCGCGGGCCGTTCAACCCGCTCGCCTGGCAGGTGCTCTACGTCGCCGGGCTGCTGATCGGCAGCGCGGTGCAGCGGGGCCGCTTCGACGCCGACCGCTGGTTCCCGGTCGAGCGGCCGCCCTGGCTGGTGCCGGCGCTGGTCACCGTGGTGGTCTGCGCGGCCTGGCACCTGTCCTTCGTCCATGAGCTGGTCGGCCCGGCCGTCGGCGAGCGCTTCCTGCGCTACGTCGACCGCACCGAGTTCAGCCTCGTCTACCTCGCGAACTTCGCGGCGCTGGCCTACGTCGTCTCCTGGCTGCTCATCGCCGGGCCGCGGTCGTCCCACCCGGTCGCCGCCGGCACCGCCCGGCTGCTCACCGCGCTGTTCAACCTGCCCTTCCTTCGGCTGCTGGGGCGGCACTCGCTGCAGGTCTATCTGTTCCACGTCCTGGTCGCCTACGCGATCCTGCTGATCGACCTGTTCGGCGGCCCCTTCAACCAGCTCACCAAGGCGGTCCTGCTGCTCGCCAGCGTCGCCAGCCTCGCCATCCCTGCCCTGTGGCGCGAGCGGAGCCGCGCCAAGCCGGCGGAGCGGGGCGCCGTCCGGATGGGCTCGTCGCGGGGGTGAGGCCGCGGGGGCGCGGACGGACAGGACCCGTCTTGTCCTGGACAAGCCCGCCCCGCTGGGCCAAAGAGAAAGCATCAAAAGTGGTGGGACCGCTGGAAGGGCCATCGCCCGGCCGATCCCCGCCCGCCCTTTCGCTGCTGAGGACGATCGACCCGCGTGACGAGACGCGCCCATCATCGGTGGTTCGGGACCCTGGCCGCCGCCCTGCTGGCGGTGGCGCTGGCTCCGGTGCCGGCCCAGGCCGACCCCCGCTTCGTGCCCGGCCCCTGCTGGTTCTCCGTGCCGGAGGGCGAGGCCGCGCTGTGCGGGACCGTCGGCGTGCCCGACCGGCGCGACCGGCCGGCGGCGCGGGCCTTCCGCCTGCCGGTCGTCGTCCTGCTCTCCACCGCCAAGCAGCCGTCCCCCGACCCCGTCCTGTTCCTGGAGGGCGGCCCCGGCGCCTCCCCCTTCGGCAGCGGCGAGGCGGTGGAGGAGCGGATGGAGGTGTGGTGGTCGCTGACCGCCGGCTTCCGCCGGTCGCGCCACGTCGTTCTGTTCGACCCGCGCGGCGCCGGGCGGGCCGAGCCGGACACCGACTGCCCGGAACTGGACGTGCTGGGCGCCTCGCCCCGCCTGCGCCCGGTGTCGCGGGACCGCCGCGCCGCGCTGGAGCGCACGGCCATCGCCGCCTGCCGCGACCGCTTCACCGCCAACGGGCTGGACGGCGCCATGTTCACCACCCCCATCGCCGCCGACGACGCCATGGACGTCGCCGCGGCGCTGGGCGCGCAGCGGGTCAATCTGTTCGCCGTGTCCTACGGCACGCGGGTGGCGTTGGAGATCCTGCGGCGCCATGGCGGGCGGGTGCGCACGGCGGTGCTCGATTCCATCTACCCGCCCGACGTCAACGCGACGGAGGAGGCGCCCTGGCTGGTGCACCGGGCGTTCCGGCGGCTGTTCGACGACTGCGCGGCCAACCGCGTGTGCCGCGCCGCCTATCCGGACCTGGAGCGCCATCTTCTGGAGCTGGTGGAGCGGCTGGGCAAGGCCCCGGTCGACGTGCCGGTGGGCGATCCGGAGATTCCGCGCTGGGCGCGCATGGACAGCGCCGCCGCCCTGTCGGCCCTGCTGGAGGCGATGGCCGAGGGCGAGAGCGTGCCCCGCCTGCCCGCGCTGATCGAACGGGCGTGGCGCGGGCGCTACGACCGCCTGACCGACTGGGTGCCCGCCCCCTGGCTGGGCGACCCCGACTCGGCGGAGGGCATGGCGTTCTCCATCGAATGCCGGGAGACGGTGAACCCCGCCGACCCGCTGCGGCTGGCCGACGCCGCGCGCCGCTTCGCCCCCTACGGGGCCGTCACCGCCGACGATCCCGGCCGGCGCGTCTGCGCCCAATGGCCCGCCGCCGCGCAGGAGGCGTCGGAGCGGCTGCCGGTGGCCAGCGCGGTGCCGGTGCTCCTGCTGTCCGGCGCCTACGACCCGCTGACCCCGCCGGACTGGGCGGAGCGCGCCGCGGCGACCCTGCCGAAAAGCCGGCATCTGGTCTTCCGCAGCGCCGGCCATCTGGTCACCGCGTCGGACGACTGCGCCGTCGCCGCCGCCACCCAGTTCGTGGACTCGGAAACCCTGCCCGCCAACGCCTGCCCGGCGGCGGCCAAGCCGCCGGGGTTCCAGCCGCCGTGAGCCCCAGGGACAGGCTTACTTCAGCGCGTCCAGCATGAAGGCCGGCAGGGCGAAGCTGGCGACGTGGATGTCGGGCGTGTAGTAGCGGGTGGCCAGCCCCGCCGCGGCGAAGCGCGGACGGATCGCCTCCGCCGTCTGGCGGCGCAGCGCCGCGTCGTCGGTCGCCCAGCCGAAGGCCATGAAGCCGCCGTAGTAGCTGGGCACCGGTGCCACGAAGAAACTCGCGTCCCCGAACAGCCGGCCGAGCCGCCGGTGGCTGTCCTTCAGCTCGCCCGGCTGGAGGAAGGGCACGCCGTTCTGGGTGACCAGCACGCCGCCGGGGGTCAGCCGCGCCTTGCAGTCGGCGTAGAACGCCTCGGTGAAGAGGACGGCGCCCGGCCCGTGGGGGTCGGTGGAATCGACGATGATGACGTCGAACCGCTCCGTGGTCTCCTTGACGCCCTTATTTTTTACGAAGGCGCAGCCGTCGGCGATCACCAGATCGGTGCGCGGATCGTCGAAGGCGCCGGCGCTGATCGACGGCAGATGGGCGATGGACAGGTCGACCACCGAGCGGTCGATCTCCACCATCGTCACCCGCTCCACCGCCTTGTGCTCCAGGCAGCGGCGCAGCATGCCGCCGTCGCCGCCGCCGACGATCAGCACGCGGCGGACACGCCCATGCGCCAGGATCGGCACATGGGTCAGCATCTCGTGATAGACGAACTCGTCGCCCTCGGTGGTCTGGACGACGCCGTCGAGCGCCATCACGCGGCCCAGGACCGGGTTCTCGAAGATCACCAGGTCCTGGAGGCCGGTGCGATCGCGGTGCAGGACGCGGCCCATGCGCAGGCGCTGGGCCACGTCCTTGTGCAGCGTCTCGTCGTACCAGCCGGAGCCGGAGTCGCTCATGACCCGGTTTCGCCGCGCAGCAGTTCGTCGCACTTCACGCCCGTGGGCTTGAAGGCGCGCTCCAGCACCGGGATGGCCTTCATGGGCTGGGCGTCGCCGCACATGAAGATGTCCAGCGCGGCGTAGCCGCGTTCCGGCCAGGTGTGGATGCTGATGTGCGACTCGGCGAGCACCGCCACGCCGGAGATGCCGCCGTTCGGCGTGAAATGATGCAGATGGATGTGCAGGAGCGTCGCCCCCGCCACCTCCACGGACTCGATCAGCGTGGAGCGGACATGGTCCAGCTCGTCCAGACGTTCGGCGCCCCACAGATCGACGATCAGGTGCGTGCCGGCGCAGACCTTGCCATCGCGGACGATGAAATGATCCTTGCGGTCGTCTGTGGATTCCTTCCAGGGACCAGAAGTCACGTTGGTCCGGTTGGAGATTTGTCCTTCCGTTTGGGCTTTCCTTGGATCGCTTCCCAAGTCCATCCCCAATTGGAAGAGAGAAGCGGTCTTCGCCATCGTTCTCCCCCATCAGCAGATGTTCCGCGCAGATGGCGCGGAGGAGGGGGGCATATGGGACAAATTCGCATGCGAATCAACACAATTCTGTCCCGGCATCTCCTTTGTGCTTGGCGGCAGGCCTCTGGCGCGGTGCGCGGCGGCGGCGCATAATCGCCTGTCCGCCGCCTTCCGGAGCGGTTTGGCAATCCTGTCTGGAGGTCCCCGCCATGACCCGCAAGCCGCTGATCGGCGTTCCCGCCTGCACCCGCATGATGGGGGAGCATCCCTTCCACGTCGTCGGCGACAAGTATGTCCGCGCGGTGTCGGACGGGGCCGGCGGCATGCCGCTGCTGATCCCGGCGCTGGGAACGGCGCTGGACATGGACGAGGTGGCCGGCCGGCTCGACGGGTTGCTGGTCACCGGAAGCCCGTCGAACGTCGAGCCGCACCGCTACGGCGGGGCGCCCAGCGAGCCGGGCACCATGCACGATCCGGAGCGCGACGACACCACCCTGCCGCTGATCCGCGCCGCGCTGGAGATGGGCGTGCCGCTTCTTGGCATCTGCCGCGGCTTCCAGGAGCTGAACGTGGCGCTGGGCGGCACGCTGCACCAGCGGGTGCACGAGGTGCCGGGCTACGCCAACCACCGCGAGGACAAGGAGGCGCCGCTGGCCGTGCAGTACGGGCCGTCGCACAGCGTGCGGCTGACCCCCGGCGGCGTGCTGGAGAGGCTGGCCGGCGGCGAGGCGGCGGTGACCGTCAATTCCCTGCACGTGCAAGGGATCGACCGGCTGGCCGACGGGCTGATCGTGGAGGCGATGGCCGAGGACGGGCTGGTCGAGGCGGTGCGGGTGGCGGGGGCGCCGGCCTTCGCGCTGGCCGTGCAGTGGCACCCGGAATGGCGGTTCTGGGAGAACCCGCTGTCGGCGGCGATCCTGCGCGCCTTCGGAAGCGCCGCCGCCGACCGGGCGCGGCGGCGCCTTTCCTGAAAATATGATTTCAGGACAATAGATCAGGTCAACAATTGGCGGGTGCCGCGTGCCCAGGAATTGGGCACGCCGCCCTCAACCCATCGGCGTCAGCCGGCCCGCGAGATGCGGCGGAGGAAGTCGATGAGCTGCGCCTGCTCCTCGGCCGAGAGATCCTTCACCATGGCCTTGTCATGGGCCTGGATGCGCGGAATCAGCTCGTCCAGCAGCTTCTCCCCTTCCGGGGACAGGCGGAGCGCGTAGGAGCGGCGGTCGTTGGGCGAGGGCGCCCGGATGACCAGACCGCGCGACTCGAGCCGGTCGATGACCGCGACCATGGTCGAACGGTCGATGCCCACCGCCGAGCCCAGGTCGGACTGCGACAAGCCCTCGTTCTCCTTGATCATGATCAGGACGCCGAACTGTCCCGGCGTCATGTCGTGGGGCGCCACGGCGTTCTGGAAGCTCTGGAACACGGCCACCTGCGCCTTGCGCAGATTGTAGCCGACGAGCTCCGGCAGAGGGCCGAGGGCCATCTTTCCGGTCTTGCTCGGACGCTGGCGGGTGCGCCGGTCCGAGGGGGTGGGGCGGTCGATGTCGGTCAACGTGAAAGCCGTCGTTTATTGACTGGTCTATTGGTCGTGTAAAATGCAGGCAGGTGCCGATTTTGTCAGCAAGAACCACACAATCCGCTCCGAATGCATAGCACCCATTCCCGTTACGCATTGGTTCCACCCGGAAGCGGCTCCACCTCTAGCCCTATGAAGTGATCGCGCTCCTGACCCCGGACCCCCCGGAAACAGGCATGCCGGCGCGGTTGCCCGCCGACGGTTCATTCCCCTGCCGCAGACGGGTTCCAAAAACGGAGCTTCCGACGCCCGGTCCCCCCCAGGCCGGGCGTCTTCGCGCCAAAGCCCCGGCCCAACGGCTGGGGCTTTTTTCTGGGGCTCTTTCCGGTAGGGTGGTTGCCCGAACCGCACCCCCTCCGAAAGAAAGGCGCGCCATGGCCTACGCCATTCCCCTGTGGCCCCAGCCCACCGTTCCGGTCGCCGGCGGCGATCCGTTCCCGGTCCGCCGCATCTACTGCGTCGGCCGCAACTACGCCGCCCACGCGCGCGAGATGGGCGCCGATCCGGACCGCGAGCCGCCGTTCTTCTTCATGAAGCCCGCCGACGCCATCGTCGCCGACGGCACCGCCATCCCCTACCCGCCCAGGACGGCCAACCTGCACCACGAGATCGAGCTGGTCGTGGCGATCGGCACCGGCGGGCGCGACATCCCGGTGGAGCGCGCGCTGGACCATGTCTACGGCTATGGCGTGGGGCTGGACATGACCCGCCGCGACCTGCAGAACGCGGCGAAGAAGGAAGGCAAGCCCTGGGACATGGGCAAGGGCTTCGACCAGTCCGCCCCCTGCGGCACGCTGCGCCGCGCCGCCGACATCGGCCACCCCGACAAGGGGGCGGTGACGCTGTCGGTCAACGGCGAACTGCGCCAGAAGGGCGACCTGTCGGACCTGATCTGGTCGGTGTCCGAGACCATCGCCTACCTGTCCGGCCTGGTCGAGCTTCAGCCGGGCGACCTGATCTACACCGGCACGCCGGAGGGCGTCGGCCCGGTGGTGGCCGGCGACCGGCTGGAGGGCGCGGTCGAGGGCGTCGGCGCCATCGCCGTCACCATCGCCTGACGTCGCCATTACGGATCACCGGACGATGCGCATCGCCACCTGGAACATCAACTCCGTCCGCATGCGGATGGACCTGCTGCTGCGCCTCATCGACGAGGCGCAGCCGGACGTCATCTGCCTTCAGGAGACCAAGGTCGTCGACACCGACTTCCCCATGGCCCCGCTGGCCGAGAAGGGATACGTCCACGCCCACATCCACGGGATGAAGAGCTACAACGGCGTCGCCATCCTGTCGAAGCTGCCCTTCGCGTCGCGCGACGTGCAGCACTGGTGCGGCAAGCAGGACTGCCGCCACGTCTTCGCCGAACTGCCCGGCGGGATCGAGCTGCACAGCGTCTACATCCCGGCGGGCGGAGACATTCCGGACCCGGAACAGAACGACAAGTTCGCCCACAAGCTTCAGTTCGTGGACGAAATGACCGAGTGGTGGACGACCCGGCGCAGCCCGGACCGCCGGATGGTCATGGTCGGCGACCTGAACATCGCACCGCTGGAGAACGACGTCTGGAGCCACAAGGAGCTTCTGAAGATCGTCTCCCACACCCCGGTGGAGGTGGCGAAGCTGACGGCGATGCAGGCGTCCATCGGCTGGGTGGACGCGGTGCGCCATTTCGTTCCGCCCACGGAAAAGCTCTACACCTGGTGGAGCTACCGCGCGAAGGACTGGGCGGCCTCCGACCGCGGCCGGCGCCTGGACCACATCTGGGTCACCCCGCCGCTGAAGGACGCGCTGACCGGCCACCGCATCCTGCGCGAGGCCCGCGGCTGGGAGCCCAAGCCGTCCGACCATGTTCCGGTGATGGTCGATCTGGCCGTTTGATCTGGACGTGTGAACTGGCCCCGTGATCCGGACATGTGATCCGCCGGGTCACCGCTCCGTCAGAGGCACGTTCATCGCCACGACCGACGGCGTCCCGTCCTCCGCGACCCGGAAGCGGTGGGCGCAGCCGTCGGTCAGGCGATGGGCGGGCTTGCCCACCATGTCCCAGCCGGTGGCCAGCGCGTAGAGCGCCCGCATCACCCCGTTGTGGGCCACCGCCCCGGTCGGCACGCCCCGCGCGCCCACCTCGGCCAGCCAGGGGATCAGCCGCGCCTGCACGTCGCGCGGGCTCTCCCCGCCCGGCGCCCGGAAGTCGAGGCCCATGCGCTCGCGGTCCGCGGTCAGGGCGCCGCTCGACCGCAACTCCTCCAGCAGGCGGCCTTCCCACGCGCCCCAGCTCATCTCCACCAGACGCGGTTCCGGCGCCGGGTCGAGGCCGAGCAGCCGGGCCGTCTCCCAGGCCCGCCGCTTCGGGCTGGCGACCCAGCGGTGGCCCAGCACGTCCGGCGGCAGCCTCCAGGTCGCGACTCGGGCGCGGCCCTCGTCGGAGAGCGGCTCGTCGATGCCGCCCTGGAGGCGGTGCGCGGCGTTCCAGGCGGTCGGCCCGTGGCGCAGGATGATGAGGTCGGTCATGGGGTCCCTTTCCGCGCGGCGCGCCGGACGACTCCGTCCAGAACCGCCACCGCGTTGCTCAGATCGTGCTCGGCCGCGGCGATGCGGCGCGCGGCCTCGCCGAAGCGGCGGCGTTTCCCGGGGTCGTCGAGCAGCGCCCGGACCGCGGCGGCGAAGGCCTCCGCGTCGCTCACCGGCGGCAGCAGGCCGGTCACCCCGTCGCGCACCACGTCCGGCACTCCCCCGGTCCGCCCCGCCACCACCGGCAGCCCGGCGGCCTGGGCTTCCAGCAGGGCCATCCCGTAGGCCTCGTTCACCGCCGGCCAGACCAGCAGGTCGGCGGCGGCGTAGAGGGCGGTGAGGGCGGAAGAGCTTTGCTGGCCGAGGAACAAGACTCCCTCCCCTGCGAAGCGGGGGAGGGTCGGGGTGGGGGCAAGCGCGCCTCCCCCGAACAGCGCCTCGATCCGGGAACGCGCGGGACCGTCGCCGGCGATCAGCAGATGCGGACTCGCCCCCACCCCGGCCCTCCCCCGCTGGGCGGGGGAGGGAGAGAGGGCTTGGGCCAGAATCTCGTAGGAGCGTTCCTTGTCGCCGCCGCGCATCATGCCGACCGCCAGCAGCCACGGGACGTCCGGGTTCAGGCCGTAACGCGCCGCCAATTCCGCCCGGTGCCGGTCGCGCTCCGCGGCGGCCGCCGCGAAGGGACGCGTGTCGAGGAAGGGCCGCAGCCGCACCAGCCGGTCCGGCGATTGCAGCAGCGGCAGCACCCCCTCCGCGTCGTGGCCGGCGAGGGTGACGACGGCGGCGGCCTGCCGGATCGCCGCCTCGGCGGCGCGGTGGCCGGCGGCGAAGGGGCCGGTGGCGCGCTTGGCCGCGAAGGACGCCTCCGCCACCACATAGGGGATGCCGAAGCGGCGGCTGACCGCCGGGCCGATCCAGTCCGGCGCCTTGTGGTACAGGTGGTAGGTGAACCAGAGGTCCGGCGGGTCGTCCCGCCAGCGCGCCGTCAGGCGGTCGGCGCAGCGCGCGCCCAGCGCGGCCAGACGCTCCGCCCGGCCCGGACGGCGCCCGTCGTCCCAGCTGCGCAGGGTGCTGGCCAGGGTCACCGCGTGCCCGGCCCCCTCCAGCGCGGCCATCAGCAGCCGGGCCATGCGCCGGTCGCCCGAGGGCACCGGGTGGGTCGGGGATTTCAGCGGGGCGTAGAAGGCGATGCGCATCGCGGCCCCGGGGTCATGATGGACAGGACGCTCAGAACGGGGTCGGTTCCCGCGCGCAGACGACCCGGTTCCGCCCGGCGGCCTTGGCGCG
The window above is part of the Azospirillum sp. TSH58 genome. Proteins encoded here:
- a CDS encoding alpha/beta hydrolase, translating into MTRRAHHRWFGTLAAALLAVALAPVPAQADPRFVPGPCWFSVPEGEAALCGTVGVPDRRDRPAARAFRLPVVVLLSTAKQPSPDPVLFLEGGPGASPFGSGEAVEERMEVWWSLTAGFRRSRHVVLFDPRGAGRAEPDTDCPELDVLGASPRLRPVSRDRRAALERTAIAACRDRFTANGLDGAMFTTPIAADDAMDVAAALGAQRVNLFAVSYGTRVALEILRRHGGRVRTAVLDSIYPPDVNATEEAPWLVHRAFRRLFDDCAANRVCRAAYPDLERHLLELVERLGKAPVDVPVGDPEIPRWARMDSAAALSALLEAMAEGESVPRLPALIERAWRGRYDRLTDWVPAPWLGDPDSAEGMAFSIECRETVNPADPLRLADAARRFAPYGAVTADDPGRRVCAQWPAAAQEASERLPVASAVPVLLLSGAYDPLTPPDWAERAAATLPKSRHLVFRSAGHLVTASDDCAVAAATQFVDSETLPANACPAAAKPPGFQPP
- the speD gene encoding adenosylmethionine decarboxylase, translated to MAKTASLFQLGMDLGSDPRKAQTEGQISNRTNVTSGPWKESTDDRKDHFIVRDGKVCAGTHLIVDLWGAERLDELDHVRSTLIESVEVAGATLLHIHLHHFTPNGGISGVAVLAESHISIHTWPERGYAALDIFMCGDAQPMKAIPVLERAFKPTGVKCDELLRGETGS
- a CDS encoding TetR/AcrR family transcriptional regulator, with the translated sequence MQKSRPTPPADHRTDTPPPARGRGRPRAFDREAALTQATRLFWSKGYEATSIADLTEAMGIASPSLYAAFGSKEALYVEAVNHYRKSYEGLVWGRFAAAGTAREAVMALLMDSAAALTGCRGDMPRGCMVTLSAVGSEGHAELGEVVRSARASAVDILTERLTRAVAEGEIPASVDLHALARFVQTVQAGMSILARDGAERAELEAVAEVAMLGWDARVGRRPPP
- a CDS encoding glycosyltransferase family 4 protein, whose product is MRIAFYAPLKSPTHPVPSGDRRMARLLMAALEGAGHAVTLASTLRSWDDGRRPGRAERLAALGARCADRLTARWRDDPPDLWFTYHLYHKAPDWIGPAVSRRFGIPYVVAEASFAAKRATGPFAAGHRAAEAAIRQAAAVVTLAGHDAEGVLPLLQSPDRLVRLRPFLDTRPFAAAAAERDRHRAELAARYGLNPDVPWLLAVGMMRGGDKERSYEILAQALSPSPAQRGRAGVGASPHLLIAGDGPARSRIEALFGGGALAPTPTLPRFAGEGVLFLGQQSSSALTALYAAADLLVWPAVNEAYGMALLEAQAAGLPVVAGRTGGVPDVVRDGVTGLLPPVSDAEAFAAAVRALLDDPGKRRRFGEAARRIAAAEHDLSNAVAVLDGVVRRAARKGTP
- the speE gene encoding polyamine aminopropyltransferase; the encoded protein is MSDSGSGWYDETLHKDVAQRLRMGRVLHRDRTGLQDLVIFENPVLGRVMALDGVVQTTEGDEFVYHEMLTHVPILAHGRVRRVLIVGGGDGGMLRRCLEHKAVERVTMVEIDRSVVDLSIAHLPSISAGAFDDPRTDLVIADGCAFVKNKGVKETTERFDVIIVDSTDPHGPGAVLFTEAFYADCKARLTPGGVLVTQNGVPFLQPGELKDSHRRLGRLFGDASFFVAPVPSYYGGFMAFGWATDDAALRRQTAEAIRPRFAAAGLATRYYTPDIHVASFALPAFMLDALK
- a CDS encoding histidine phosphatase family protein, which translates into the protein MTDLIILRHGPTAWNAAHRLQGGIDEPLSDEGRARVATWRLPPDVLGHRWVASPKRRAWETARLLGLDPAPEPRLVEMSWGAWEGRLLEELRSSGALTADRERMGLDFRAPGGESPRDVQARLIPWLAEVGARGVPTGAVAHNGVMRALYALATGWDMVGKPAHRLTDGCAHRFRVAEDGTPSVVAMNVPLTER
- a CDS encoding gamma-glutamyl-gamma-aminobutyrate hydrolase family protein, with amino-acid sequence MTRKPLIGVPACTRMMGEHPFHVVGDKYVRAVSDGAGGMPLLIPALGTALDMDEVAGRLDGLLVTGSPSNVEPHRYGGAPSEPGTMHDPERDDTTLPLIRAALEMGVPLLGICRGFQELNVALGGTLHQRVHEVPGYANHREDKEAPLAVQYGPSHSVRLTPGGVLERLAGGEAAVTVNSLHVQGIDRLADGLIVEAMAEDGLVEAVRVAGAPAFALAVQWHPEWRFWENPLSAAILRAFGSAAADRARRRLS
- a CDS encoding MarR family winged helix-turn-helix transcriptional regulator; the protein is MTDIDRPTPSDRRTRQRPSKTGKMALGPLPELVGYNLRKAQVAVFQSFQNAVAPHDMTPGQFGVLIMIKENEGLSQSDLGSAVGIDRSTMVAVIDRLESRGLVIRAPSPNDRRSYALRLSPEGEKLLDELIPRIQAHDKAMVKDLSAEEQAQLIDFLRRISRAG
- a CDS encoding OpgC family protein, which translates into the protein MSRSATLDGLRGYFLVFMMVNHVVLAGGVLLAKVNHAELGYVQDAQGFVLLSGIVAGMYYTRVWTQRSPEAARRRLFARARELYVSTMLVIALVTAMVVLVPGAREPLGGFLGHLAWLEPGTLLASALLLHSPTFTDLLIQYILYLAATPLLLRLILDGHARKVALGSAALWAAVQMGLHVPVLSALDDGLGRLSDGLAVRGPFNPLAWQVLYVAGLLIGSAVQRGRFDADRWFPVERPPWLVPALVTVVVCAAWHLSFVHELVGPAVGERFLRYVDRTEFSLVYLANFAALAYVVSWLLIAGPRSSHPVAAGTARLLTALFNLPFLRLLGRHSLQVYLFHVLVAYAILLIDLFGGPFNQLTKAVLLLASVASLAIPALWRERSRAKPAERGAVRMGSSRG
- a CDS encoding fumarylacetoacetate hydrolase family protein; the protein is MAYAIPLWPQPTVPVAGGDPFPVRRIYCVGRNYAAHAREMGADPDREPPFFFMKPADAIVADGTAIPYPPRTANLHHEIELVVAIGTGGRDIPVERALDHVYGYGVGLDMTRRDLQNAAKKEGKPWDMGKGFDQSAPCGTLRRAADIGHPDKGAVTLSVNGELRQKGDLSDLIWSVSETIAYLSGLVELQPGDLIYTGTPEGVGPVVAGDRLEGAVEGVGAIAVTIA
- a CDS encoding SDR family NAD(P)-dependent oxidoreductase; protein product: MGEAIGDLVGKRALVTGGSRGIGAAIALALAEKGADVAISYERSAERAAEVVRAIEAKGRRGVAVQADSADPAAMATLVGRTVEALGGLDILVNNAGIARQGMVAEMSLADIDALLDVNVRAAVLVAQAAIRHLKEGGRIVFIGSCLADRITAPGVTVYSMTKSAQIALTHGLARELGPRDITVNLVQPGATNTDMNPSDGAHSEILRSQTPLGRYGQPEDVAAAVAFLASPAARQISGATLTVDGGLNA
- the xth gene encoding exodeoxyribonuclease III, with protein sequence MRIATWNINSVRMRMDLLLRLIDEAQPDVICLQETKVVDTDFPMAPLAEKGYVHAHIHGMKSYNGVAILSKLPFASRDVQHWCGKQDCRHVFAELPGGIELHSVYIPAGGDIPDPEQNDKFAHKLQFVDEMTEWWTTRRSPDRRMVMVGDLNIAPLENDVWSHKELLKIVSHTPVEVAKLTAMQASIGWVDAVRHFVPPTEKLYTWWSYRAKDWAASDRGRRLDHIWVTPPLKDALTGHRILREARGWEPKPSDHVPVMVDLAV